DNA sequence from the Procambarus clarkii isolate CNS0578487 chromosome 9, FALCON_Pclarkii_2.0, whole genome shotgun sequence genome:
TAGAACACATACACCCCAAAGCAAGGCCTATAGGTATTTACGCAGAAACGCAGCCTTAGCATACCGCAGACGGTACGCTTCCCAGAGCCCCCAATCCCATTTGTCAAGGCGAACACCGGGCGGCGGCGGCACAGGGCGTTGCTTAAACTCCGGAATCACGTAGAAGAAAGCCCTCTCGCGCTCCACCCACACAGGAGGCAGAGACAAGGGGTCTCATTGACCAGATCCCACGGCGGCCTCCGTCACTCCAGAGGCCGAAGACTCCCGAGCACTGTTTGCTGGGCCGTGATATGACGTGAACGAGAGTccgttcgtatatatatatatttgggttgTGCAGTAATATCAAAGGACCCCAATGGCCGGGAAAATCCTATAGCACGTTCCGAATGGCTTCGAACGACACTAAATATCACTCAAAATACCAATACGAGAACATCAAAAGTTGTTGGATTTGCGAAGGATTCGAACGGGATAAAATACCTATATTGACGTCAGGAAACCAAGGTACTATCCTGAAAATAGGGGCATAGTACAAGGACATCCATGGCAAAGTTGGTACAAGGAACAGTTAGGGAGAAATGAAAATCTTGTCACACTTTCATTTAATTTTCCTACACCAGATATTTTCACATCACAAGCAACGTTGACCTTTAATCATTCCGACCAGAATTGCTCTTATTCTGCTTTCTTACCTGAAAGCTAATGAAACAGTTTCTTTACGGCTATTAGTCAGGCGTCAAGTTAAAACTATAACTTGCATAAATACTCTTGGTATACACCCGTTTAAACACTTCAAACGTAGCCACTCACTAAAAGCAAGAGTGACGTCACTCGGTGGAACAACCCAAGGGAACTAGTCAAAGTTGCTGCGGTTTGACGTCGAATACGTTATCTCACTTCAACCCTGAAATATACGTTGGCCGACTGCGTCGCTCCTAAGGAGGCCGCTGGGAATATCCAACCGGAACGTTAATTCAACGGAGAATTGACGTACAACTTTAGTTCTACCTGAAGGAAGAAGAGAAATCTCCTTTTACTTGCAAAATCTAAAGACGAATTCTTGAGATTATGAATTAAACATTCCATAATGGACGCACCACTTTTGTACTAAATTTAGCATAATTTTTAGTGGAGCACGTTCTTTTTTTGGATAAGAGTTAAAGTGGAACAGTTAACACTAGGTAGTTACTCTATGTCAGCTCTTGCTAATCCCGATTGAATTAAGGAGCCTAATTGTTCCAATTTGAAATGGAACTTCATGCTTATTCCATTTCCAATGTCTTACtttatttttaattaaaattttgATATATACACAAGCCGTCTTACATTCATTTCTTACATGTACAGTCACTAGCACTTAGCGTGTTGCGGGTAAGTCTTTAATTCTATGTTCCCCGCCAAATcttaaccaggtacccattttactgttggctaAACACAGGCTGTAGTCAAGCATTAGTTATACAGATACTTTGTGCCGGAGACTTTATATGGTTTTAAGCAAACTTTTTTTAAAAGACCTCTTTACAAACTTGTTTGTGGCAAGCGCGTTTCATgccttattttattttttttaaataatcccGATATAGATACCAGGCAAGGGCCTTGTTAAGGTTCAAAtaaatttacaatgctaatcaattGTTATGACCAAGAGCTTCGAAAGAGGTCTAAGAgggtttgagggggggggggaggaaaagaCTAGGAAAGTTGAAAAATTTTATTAGTAGTCACTCGAAGTTTAGAGAATTGTCATAATGACATTGGTACTCTTTACTTTAAGAACGGTCAAGATTAAGAAAATGCGGCTATCGTGCCCGGTAGCCGTAGGCGCTGTTAACGAAGACAGTGTCGGTGACAGTCTGGTAGTTTGTGATGGTAGTCCTCTGGGTGCTGATGTTTGTACGCACCAAAGTCGCCGTATAGGATATCCTGGAATTAAAAGGTACTTAGTCCTGTGCTGCAATTCTAATAATTATGGAAACTAAAATCCTACAACTTTAAACGTAATCTGGAATTTTTTTTGTTTACAGTACAAGCTTTACCTGAAGGGGCTTTAGCAGCAGTGTTCAGGTTTAATATGAACTgcgataaaaatgaatatttaacTTACACTTGGGTGGccgtggtggtgaaggtgtactGGCTGATGACGTAGGACGTGTGGGCGAGGGTCACGTGGGTTAGAGAAGTTTCAGTCACGATCCTGAAGTCGGACTTCACCTCCGTTAATGTTACGGTCCCGGGCCGGACAAACACCGATGTCTGGAGAGCGACGCGATCATCGACGGGCGTCTGCAGCACCTGTGACGAAAGTAAATATcagaagaaggcaccaagccggaaaGGCTATTAAGTACGTGATGTAACAGTTACATTAACTGCCTCCAGTATTTATCTTATCAGGAAACTTCACTTACCAGGCGTGTTCCCACGGTAACAGTCTGCACGTTAAAGGAAGTCAGGGTCACGGCCACGCTGTTGAAGGCCTGGTCGGTGACAGTGACACAGCGGTCGATGGTGATAACTTGGGTGACAGTTGGGGTCAAGAGTGCGTCCACTCTTCTAACTTGAGGAGTACCAATAGTCCTTATAATGTTAACACCTGATCCACTGGTCACACGAGGAACAGTTACTTCTCTAAACTGACCGCTACCCACGCCCTGACCGAAGACCGCCCCAGACGCCTGACCGCTGCCTACGCCCTGACCGAATACCACCCCAGACGCCTGACCGCTGCCTACGCCCTGGCCAAAGACCGCCCCAGACGTCTGACCGCTGCCTACGCCCTGACCGAATACCACCCCAGACGCCTGACCGCTGCCTACGCCCTGGCCAAAGACCGCCCTAGACGCCTGACTGCTGCCTACGCCCTGGCCAAAGACCGGTCCAAATACATGCCCGTTACTAATGTCTTGAGGAAAGACGGGGCCGGATGGGCCAGTTAGAATAATGGGAGGCGACTGACTTATGGCAACATCCTGGCCAAGGTGACCCGTCCTGCCCGAGGACCCGAGACCATTTGTAGGTAAATTGTGTGGACCAACGAGTGGGTTAGGAAACCGTGCATCAGGTATGTTGTTGCCGAGAGTAGATCTCTCAGGTACGGAGAGATAAGGGATCTGGAAAATTAAAAATACGTTAAGACAAGCAAATGTCAACATTCCATCcgattcaatatatatatgtcgtacctagtagccagaacgcacttttcagcctactatgcaaggcccaatttgcctaataagccaagtttatgaattaattttttttcgacta
Encoded proteins:
- the LOC138349455 gene encoding uncharacterized protein, whose product is MAMFTAILGALFLFVVNVSAQYRPVQIPYLSVPERSTLGNNIPDARFPNPLVGPHNLPTNGLGSSGRTGHLGQDVAISQSPPIILTGPSGPVFPQDISNGHVFGPVFGQGVGSSQASRAVFGQGVGSGQASGVVFGQGVGSGQTSGAVFGQGVGSGQASGVVFGQGVGSGQASGAVFGQGVGSGQFREVTVPRVTSGSGVNIIRTIGTPQVRRVDALLTPTVTQVITIDRCVTVTDQAFNSVAVTLTSFNVQTVTVGTRLVLQTPVDDRVALQTSVFVRPGTVTLTEVKSDFRIVTETSLTHVTLAHTSYVISQYTFTTTATQVISYTATLVRTNISTQRTTITNYQTVTDTVFVNSAYGYRAR